TTGCCCCCTTTTAAAGGGAAACCCGAAGCAGGAAATTGCAGCaggtcgcacacacacacacacacacacacacacgtacacgcacacgcacacacgtacatacatacatacatacacttacacacgcgcacacaggTTTGCGCTGCTACTCTTGTTAGGACACTGCACGGGTCCTAAGGAGGGAACAATTACGAGtacacacttaaaacaaaccTTGTagtatcttagtgaggacactcattggctTACTGCGTTTCCTAGCCTCTTACCTTAACCataaaacacacgcacacacgcacacactgcattGTAAGGGCCAGGCTTTGGTCCCCTTGAGGTCTTCTGGTCAGACAACTatacacccccccaccaccacactcacacacataccttCCCTTCTTCCTGCATTGACTTTGACCTTATCATGGAGAGGAATTagaataaaagtaataaaaatgtgtttgtgtccccacctgtgactgtgacacttgAGCTTCCCATGGCCAGTAACGGTCATACCATACACACTTCAATTTGAAATATCTTAGCGCTCATTGCACAACTCTCTTCTACagtatttttatgttgtttgccatttttttttacattttaatatctttGCTTGCActaaacacaccacagcaaagtCCTTGTTTGTGttaacctacttggcaataaaccaCGATTCTGAATTACATGATCTACAAgtgaaaaataagatttaatatGATGATCTTATCCTTGACCAATCCATACCTAATACCCCTATCCTTAACCAAGACTTCAGAAATTGTGTTTGGTCTCATTAGGTTTGAGCTTTGGTCCctatgaggtctactggtcccgACAAGGTCAGAGTTTATACTGGGAAAGGTCcctgaagaggaaacaagaaTGTCTTCACGCACACACTTGTCCGAatggttttctctgtgtttatgttttctaaaccaaaacaaaacatcaaaacatcaaaAGCAGCAAACCATAACTAAGAGAGATATAAATGAATATCGGCCTTGAGGATGACTCAATGAGAGGAATTATTTCCGAAGTAATACTTATAAAACCAAAAGGTCACTGCCAAGTCCCCTTCACTAACGAAACACAATATAAAAGTTGTAATACAAAAGGCCCAGGTTACTGTAAGTAGTGGTTATTGGATTACATAAATAGTATGATACAAAAGTGAATACTAAGAACTTTGAAATAGTCTAATTGTTTTCAAGGTGATTCTAGAAATCAACACATCAAGGCCTCTTTTATGTTACATACCAGCAAGATTTTTCACTGATTCATTAagattttaaaactgaaaaaagtacTTGTTACTTTGGACCAATCAGCTTTGTTGAAAAAAAGGCACATTCAGCAGTTTAGCTGAATGGTAAACAAATGTTTAGTTTACATTCCATGTACTAGATTCGGGGCAGCTATTGGTTAATTCTGAAGTAGCAATTACTATTTTCACATAAACAGTGAATTAAATGACTGTGTTATGTGAAAGCTGTGATAAACCCACAGTGAATATTTTCCATTCTGTAATTAACTTCATCTTTGCCGAACATTTTAGCTTCTTTTTgcttattgttttgattttacgATTCAGCCACAGACTTCATATAAAgttggacgacatgactgctctcCTAAAGTGACgtcaaagtgtcttgatcgtCAACTAGTGGCTAACTGTTttataggttataaaccctgcctcatccatgttactggataggacatgggccaaatgaaagtgtcaaaatacacatcaaatatgttttaaagaTAGTTTcggtcattttaggtagttcgtatcacacagatgtatgtCAAGGGGGTGTTTTCCAAtcattggttttaattacttatttgatgttttgagctgtcatgattgacagctcagactgcCTCACAATTGGTTGAGTGCATGTATAGGCGGGAcctcgctgctgcagctccatcccttGATCCTACTGCACAgagtctggctccaaattatgtCTTCGCCAGAAGACGGTAGCGTTACAGGGTATTTttgcttaatttctggatagtgggaggaagtgaagacacatcgtccatcttaatatacagtcttTGGTTCAAGCTCCCATCAACCTcgtgttttgttttggaaacCCAGTGTTCAATTAAGCATGAATTGTAATGTTGCTCTGTCTGGTTGTGAAAATAGGAAATCTAGTTGTTTGCTACTTATAAAGACACACGTTTTTctttaaagataaagataaCATTTACAAGTTTACAAAGAACAACAAAGAGCATTTATAAGATGTTTAGGGTCCAAACATTAATCAGCAGTGAGTACTGTCAAAAATGTTGGTTTAAAGTCTCCCATGGGTGTTCATTGGGTTGAGACCTGGTAACGGACACCATCAGACTGACCCCTCGTGGCCTGTGGGAGCATCTGACATATGACAAGGGCCCCTGGACTCAAACTATACACCTCTTGATAATGTGTAATGCATCCTATAATGCTCGGCTGTGAGTTCGTACTTAACTGTCGTCAGCCTCCAGGTCAGTGAGTCTGGATTGCCTCACAGcacaaaacaggaagagaaagaatgCTGTTCTTCCAGGGCAATGAAACCTAAAGCATCAGAGTCTCTGGTGACAGCAGACAGGCGGAGGGAGTAAAGGGCAAAAGAGAATTATGGAAAAGTCACTTCCAGCATGTATAGATTCTCAAAGGAGGGGGTTGGGGGCAGGAAGCaatgaggctgatgggaaatgtgCTCCGAGGTAAATGCAGATGAGTGATGCTGATGGATGATGAATACATCCTGATGTTTCAGAGGACTGATCAATGATTTGActtacatgtttacatgttattttatcATGTTACTTATCCTTCATCaaggttttatattttcatcgccgcttgtttgtttgttagataGCAGCATCACATATAAATAACTGCACGGACACGATGACATATGGCTGAGGAATATGCTGCAGAAgtaggatttttttaaatcaatttctttaacatttaactttGAATGTTTCATTAACTTTAACACTTCCACCAATTTCCTTGCAGGGAAGATCGCAAGTGCTCAGGCCCGCACAGTGCTGCTCGCAGCCCTAGTTTTTAATATGcattttagtttgtgtgtgtatttgagctgcaaaataaaaataatatatgttcagttctctCCTTGGTGCAGCTGGCATTAGTCACCTTGTTATCTGTGTGGGAATAAAACCTTAAATGCATTGAATCAGATTCAGTGTTTTCACTAAAACGTGACAAAGTGTGGGCAGGATGCATTCTGTCTTTGAAGTAGGCTGATTTTTTTTAGATGCTGGGATTGACAGATTACATTAATGGGATTTCAGTAATCAGATTTAACAAAGTGACAAATGTAATCCTACACGCCTGGCGTGAAAAGACACACGTTAATCAGACACTTTAAGAGAAAACGGACGGCAGTAAATACAGAGAGCATTTAgattaatgaataaaaatagatttcatGTTACTTTTACTGACATCACATGGTTTAGAAGAATTTAAAGCAGTTAAAATAGTTAAAATGacactaaaatattttttattatatctattacatttttttattgaatataGCCAAGTCCCTTGGTGTGTCTTTTTGGGGGTCACTGGAGGAGAGATGTAACTTACTGCACATAAACATTGTTCTATATCCCCAGgtggatagacagacagacagacgcagCAGGTTATCAGGCACATAACACTAAAAAGTAATAAGAAGTTCAAAACTATacatatgtataaatatgtacacatatgtgtttttatatattttcatgttttaatttaaatataataatagtaatgacACATTTACCTTTACTAAGTATCGTTGCAATAAGTTATGAAACATGTCTATTAATAAGACACATTTCTAATATCTGTGTTGAGACAGATGGAAAACCACAGTCTGTATGAAGTCCTATAACACCGTGACACCCCCTGGTGGACGGGTGCGGCGCTGCAGCATCAGTCCCAACTGAGAGTAGTTCAGTTTCGGTTTCTATTACTCGGAAACGACAGTGAACTCTCCTCCCCCCCTTGAAGGCAGCAGGCTGTACGTCTTCTGCcgcagggagacagacagagcacagacagcacagacagagatggaggagtCGGACATATTCAAGTTCATCTGTGCCAACAGAGGAGCGGTGGACACCGAGGAACTGTGCAACGTGGGCTCCGCCAATGTGTCGCAGATCATCCGGAGTGAGAGGTTCCTCctgtgtggaggtggaggaggagaaggccaggaggtggtggtggccAGGACCAGGCTGAGGCTGTGCAGGGTCAAGGACTGTCCGGGGACATGTTCGAGACTCCACCTGTGTAAACACTTCCTGTTCAGCGGCCTCTGCTCCTTCGGGTAAACAACGCGTTAGTTTACACTCTAAACAACAACAGGTTGAGGTTCGATGGAAAAACCTCAAACTggcctgttgctgttgttgtgcaCTTAAATGTACTCGAGAGATACCggaattgtttttaaagtaattaGTATTCGTCAGATTATAGCCATCGTCtctttgagtgtgtttttgaaCCGTCAGAGGCTCGTTTCCTTGTCCCAGTTTACTGGATTGACTGGACTGATTCAACACATCAGCTGGAAATGTGATTGTTTatcagatctttttttaaatttttttttatgtaggttcaaagtttataaagtttaagaaaaacacaatttatggAATATCCTGATACTGTGGGGGAATTGACGCCCTCTGGTGCAGAGTTAAAGAATGATACTCTAGGAAAAGCTGTCAGGTTGGTTAGCAAACAATGTCACAACAGTTGTGACCTGCAaccttagactgtatataaagatgaaagGCACGACGGCACTCTTTATGCCAAATTAAGCTTACCTGcttaatattttttacaaatttaaacataactagaaacaaaaagatcaatgctgtaaataaatgtgtttcccAAGACTCCAAACTATTTCCTTAATAGGAACAGTTTGAGTCAGTTTTCCTGTCATTTGTCGGTGCTTATGATGACAAATGGCTCccaaaaaagtgaagccaaaaacaTCTTGTTggctccatgttagtggatgagacatggaccaaacctaAAAATCAAAGTACGTGCTTTTTTCTGAAGATGGTTTCGGTCATTTAGATATTTATCACCctgatgtatgttcaaataaaaaaaattaatgttacgtttgtttttaattagttatctgatgtgtaaaatgtggtgaaacataatgattgacagccAAGACTCCCTCACGATTGGAGTTGAGGGCGGctccactgcacagactccaacaGACAGAAGTTGAACCTTACATTAGCTAGCCTACATTTTTGTGTTAGAAATACACTGAATGTTCGAAAAAtctaatcaaataaaaaaaataaaaacataactatGCTACTCTCAAAATGTTACTTAGGAGAATTTTGGAAATAAAAGTTTCAAtgtaaacctttttttctttgcgGTTACACCTGTTGCCAGTAGGGGGTGCTGCAGCCTCCTCAGAACCCCCACTTCCAGTGGTCTTTGTACAGAAATTTCCACTGTATATTAACAATCAAACTCTGggtctttgtgtgttgttgttttatgaCAGCGGACGATGCCGCTTCTCCCATGAGCTGAACTCTGACCACAATGAGAGGGTACTGAGGCAGCATGAAGTAGAGAGCCTGAGCAGGACAGAGCTGtgcacgctgctgctgcagaacgaCCACACGCTCACGCCTAATGTAAgtctgacaacacacacaaggtgTATCCACATAGTTTCATCGGTCACAGGGGGGATCTGAACTAAAAATGACCGTCTCAGTGTATGTACGGGAACATGGCTCCTAAATGTGATTGCTGGAGACCTTAAGCTGCGGATGCCTGACATGAATCTCTCTTATAAGAGGGGGGGTCATAGAGATGGCTGTAGAAACAGACCTGTTCACAGACTCTTGACTCCAGCACAGTCCAAGTTGAGCCAGTTGCAGCATTTGCACAAAGTCAAAGACAAGCATAAACTAAGCTTTACTTTATGTGTCAGTACCTGTGCTTGAGCAGACTTCTGAAGCCCCTgttaatttatttcatattttatcattgactacgtttacatggacactaGTGTTCTGATATTAAGCTTAAAGGGctagttcacccaaaaaatgaaaatccccTCATTGTCTAGTCACCACTATGcctatggaggggtgggtgaagtgtttgagtccacaaaacacttttggagtttcggGGCTAAACAGCATTGCcgccaaatccaatacaaattAATTGTATTggtgatgagtagataatgggtgaactatcccttaaagacaatagtctgaatcagacactgccatgtaaacagcattttcttatcaccttaacctgaataaggtctTACACGGAATAAGATACAATCAAATAAAGACgtgtggagtattctgacctttGTCACATTATGTTGACGTGTACATCttaatcacattaaaatgtcCTATTCTTATTTCAATGGATTTTGAAACATCGACATACGACAGTTACCAGCTGCTCGACGACGCATGACCTGGGTGTAAACAAGTAGAAAGTTGTAGCTTTtgcaaaattagaaagaaaacacgcTAAATGGGACATGGTAGCATCGTACGTGTAACTATTTCAGATTGGGCTTTTAGAACTGGCAAACGTAATGGtgtgagtcataatcagatTTTGCTCTGTAACATGAGAAcgggaatatgaatggaatattctattagcaactcatgtaaacaccatGATCAGACTGATTGTCTTATTCCGAATAGGGTCAGTAGTCGGATTGTATGAGTCCATGTAAACGTAGTTACCAGTTTGTTGACTTGATCAGCTCTCATGTTTAGTTGGATAACATAAAGGACTTGCTCACTGAAGGAaatcattattgtttttgtttacttgaTGTAGCAACCTTTTTCCTCTTGTCTCGTCCTCCCTCTGACAGATATGTCACGATTACAACAACGGCGATGGCATGTTTGGCCTGTGTCAGGCTGGAGTTGGCTGCGAAAGACTGCACATCTGTGAGCGGTACCTGAGGGGTAACTGCACCTGCTCCAGGACTCATAACTTCAATGCTCCACAGCCACTGAAAATCCTGAAGGAGAAAGATGTGCCTGACGAAATCCTCCACTCCTTGAAATTCATCTACAGAAACAAAGATGCTTTAAGGTTGTCTGGCCAAAGGGGAGATCATCAACAGCAGCAACCAGGCTCTTCTACAGGTGACGGCTATGCTGCTGCCAACTTTGCTTGCGCCAGCGGTCCGAATTTCATACCAACAGAGTACGACAGAGGGAGAGGCGGTTTCCGGGGAAACAGGGGAAACAGGGGCAACAGGGGTAATAGGGGAATACAGGGCAACAGGGTTATTCGGGGCAACAGGGGAATTCGGGGCAACAGGGGAAATCGAGGCAACAGGGGAAATCGAGGCAACAGGGGAAACCAGGACGGCGTTGAACAGCTTCAACCATCCGGTTCCAATAGTGACTTCCTTCTTGACTTCGACGCCTTAGATCTGTACACTGAAGACGGACTGAGCGAAGGCAACAGTGAGCAGCAACAACTAAACTCTTCCTCCATCACTGATGCGAGCAGCGACAATGGGAGAGGTGGTTACCAGGGCAACAGGGGTAACAGGGGAAACAGGGGAAACCAGGGTGGCCTCCAACAGCAGCACCGATCCTCTTCCTCTGGTGACCTCCTCTTTGACTTCGATACCTTTTGCAATATGGGACAGAGCGAAGGCttaggaggagagatgagaggctCAGGAGTGAGAGGTGGTTACCAGGGAAACCAGGGCAACAGGGGCAACAGGGGAAACCAGGGTGGCCTCCAACAGCTGCACCGATCCTCTTCCTTGGACCGCCTCATTAACTTCAATACCTTCGATCTCTGTAGCAATATGGGACAGAGCAAAGGCttaggaggagagatgagaggctCAGAAGTGAGAGgtggttaccatggcaaccggGGAAACAGGGGCAACTATCAACGGCTGCAGAATACTAACAATGATGACCCAAACAATAGACAAAGGCCTGTCAGAGGTAAACTTcatcagctgcaggaaaaatTCAACCTGTTGTCTAAAATCAAAACGAAACAtcattgtacattttgtttgtttccttcagaTAAAACTGAGATCTGTATGTATTTCATCATCGGACACTGTAAACATGAGGGTGAGTAATCGATGCGAaatcaacatcatcagcataCTGGTGCTTTACCTGCTCATGGCTTTGATGAGGCATCACTTATACCGTTCATGTTACCGATGTGTCCTCAGATAAGTGTTTCAGAGCTCACGACAAGATGCCATACAGGTGGCAGGTCAGAGAGGAGATGCAGTGGACCGCCCTGCCCAAAAATGAGGCGATTGAAAAGGACTTCTGTGACCCCCAAAAAACCAACAGGTACTCTCAGCAAGAAAAGATGATTTTCTTACACCTGGTCCccactgggtgtgtgtgccGCATGTGACGGCTGCGTAGCTGATCTGCTGCGTCTCGCACAcagctgttgtgttgttcacacagggagcatttcccataatgcattttaACTTTCAGCGAATCGTAATGTAgttcatcagtcacatgtcttAAACGATGACATTGTGTAAATTCACGCAGATGTCGCACCCGGTCTTAAAGGTATAAAGACGCAGATGCCATACGAGGTCTTAAAGATATACGCACACTGGTGTCGCATGTGGTCTTAATGGTAAATGAATGAGGTGCGATTATACAAATAAATCCTTACTATTTAAATCACTACAATCAATATTTCCACTTTCATACACCggaaagaaaaagtaataatatataGATGAAATTAGAGCTTTTtttagtgttgtgttgtgatggtgaGATGTTTCAGGAAACTAACATATAGGTGTAACTCAATAGTTCACTTGATTGAATCtataacttttttcttttctttcattagtGGTACTACCCAGCCTGTAGATTTTGACCTCATGACCTGTGGACCCAGAAAAGTACGACGACTCTCCACCTGTAACTCTTTGGTTGTGCCGACCTACCTCCACACCACCGAGTGGGTCTGGTACTGGGAGGATGCGTTCGGAAAGTGGAACGCGTACGCTTCATCCGTGAGTAACTGACTCAGACTCCTTGTCAGGATGTGAGAAAGTGACAGTTATGTTCCTTCGATGCTACAGCTACAATGACCAGTACATTTTACACAATAGATGTACAGCAGAACCAGGGTGGAAAGAATATTACAATTTAACAGAGTCAAGTCAAATAACTGTTATTTATATATCTCGACATCGCAAATCAAAACGTTGCCTCAAGGGGCTTCACTATCTGTACAGCAAACCACTTTCTCTGACCTTAGACCTTCAGCTCAAACAAGGAACAGCTCCCATCAAAATCAATTATCTCATCTTTTTATTGTGTTACTGTTTCATTGATATTATTTATAGATTCAATTCCACATTTAACTCCCTTGTTACacttatttgtctgtttgtgtgttactgtgttttgtGTCCAATACCCCCCCaccaattaaataaatacatgaataatgGAATCAAATTTTCAAATAAACATACTACTTTTATACTAAAAGTGAGAAGAAGCTAAtaacaaatcaacacaaattaTCTGTGAGATGTGACGCTCTGTCAATAggacacatgaaacacacttgCATATAGacccacatatatatatatatatctatatctatatatatatatatagatatatatatatagatatatatatatagatatatatatatagatatttgtTGTCAGTTTGTCAATGTCAACAAGTGAGAGATCGTGTCATTGTTGGAAATTCAGTCAGAGgcaaaaataactttttttatgGTCCAGACACCCAAATGAAGAGTGTCAGCGAACATAGTGAGGCTGTGCATGGGTCTCAGGGTGTCTGCCCCGGGCCTTGTAACCACCCCCACTCTGATGGCTCAGTACCACCCCCACCTAGTTTTCAGCCTGGAAAAACCCTGAGAGAGGGatagacagagggggagagagagagagagagagagagagagagagctgcaagCTGCAGACggctgttttatttcattgtagtTAAAAACAAGTTTGCTAAATAATGCTCAGCATCTTTTTTGTTCAAGTGGTGTGTTGTTCCTGAAGGGGTGTGTATGAGAAGCAGAAAGGTGTTACCTGTGTTCCCCTGCttttgattatgttttttgtttgctctgattaggtaattaaatgtaattcttGATTCTTATGTTGTTGCTATTTAGCcagtttgaaatgttattgACGGTGTTAACTCCCTATACTAATAACAGTAGGATGATTTTCACAGGAACCCTGTAGGTGACTGTACTGTatgcacttgtttgtttgcGCATGCATGTGACATGTTAACTACTGGACTGGTGCTGACCAAGTTGCTCCTGATTGTTCATCTTTAAGCTGAGATTGGTTTTGTGGTAAACACAGAACGTATTCATCTTGGTTTCCAGACTGGAGGACACAGCGCAGCAGGCATGGAAAgcagtgagctggagaagaggttTCTGGCCAACCCCAGAGACGTGGTGGACTTTATCGTTGGTTCACAGTCGTATTCACTCAGTTTCCAGGGTAAAGAGAGATAATGCAAATGAGCATGATGTTTACAGTTATGAAATATTCAGGTGGTATTACAAggatgtcttttcttttcttttttaaatctcagacatgatacaaacaaacaaccatcaTAGCACAAAGAGACTCGTGAGGAGACGGCCCCAGTTCGTCACTAGAGCCGATGTCAGAGCAAAGAGAGTGAGGTACGCAAGACATCCAATGTATAGTGTGTCAGCCTATTTCATCCATATGGACAAACTAAcctttgtttgctgtgtgtctACAGGAGGCCTCTGGCTCAACCAAACTGTCTTGCTATACCAGACCACTGGGACAAGACACAGATTCCTGCTACAGGATACAAGGTATTTTTGAATGCACCTCATCTTTCAACTGATCAAAATCTCTACTGTTTGAGCTAATATTCATACCCAGAGTTAGAAGTTATGTAAACAAACCtaatgtaaattattttagAAAAATAAGTAACTGCTTGAAGTACCAAATCCACATCATCATTTCCATGGCATCTATATTTgctcaacgacaacaacaaaacatgtaaAAAGCATAGATAACAACATCATGTATTAAgcataattaaatgaaaaagagCTGTTTCAAGGAGAATGTGCTGACCTCTACTGACAGAAAATAAGTGTGATTTGAACAATAGAGCAGAAATTAAatagataaactttattgaagTCAAGTGTTTTCCAAATTTGTATTGACCATCGTCAcatacacatgtaaatatatcGATCTATAGGTCCTCTGGGGTCAAATGGACGAAGGCTCCTCCTTCTCTTGCTTGCAGCTCTTATGTGAATGCATaggtttttttcattcattctttttgtATAGTCTTTCAAAGGTGAAATCACAGTTTTGTATAGTCATAGATCAATTGCAAATGCAAGCTGTGGAAACAAACAGGATTTCTATAGATATGGTTCAATGGCGtctgtttatataaatatgtattttattttaggCTCTCTTAACAGTTAATATAACTTAGATATGAGGATTGTAAAGAGAGCCTTAGACATCTTACACACTGCTACTCAAACAATCGTCTTCAgatcttcagacccaagttcacaacttttcaaaataaaagctcgaTAATTCAACTCGATTTAAagcatgacaacaacaaaactaactttgggcttttactttgaagtcaAATTGCAGTTTGTTCAATTAGTAGGTAGGTGCTTTGAAAAAACATGGTTTTGGTAGAAGACAAAAGTAGAATCTTTTGGTGACAATCACTTTTTTATTTGGGTTCATCAAAGACAAGTTAAcaatatacacaaaaaaaatgcCCTATCAAATTAAAAGAGGATGAAGATTTGTCAAAGTTGTGTTCACAACGCTGCCTCTGAGTTTTTCGAGAGAACTTGGAAAAGATAATTTTCTGTGCTGTGTGGTTTTTGTTCTCCAGCGAGTCTCCCTGAAGCACACCTCACAGGAATTTATGGAGATTGAAGCTCTGTTCTTTACAACCATGAGAGGCTTTGACATCGTCAAAATCGAGAGGATTCAGAACAAACCACTGTGGGAAAGCTTTCAGTTGTACGTATGGTGAACTTACCAGTCAAACACTTCCTTCTGATCTGTTGTGAGTTTAATTTCTTTGTTGTTATTGCATCCGTTCTGGTCACGTCACTGTCTTGTTGTTTAACCTTTGAAAGTAGAACTGACACATTGTTCTTCTTGCAAATGAAAAGTGGAACACACCTTACAACGTCAGCTTCAGTTCGGTAACTCgattgctgctgctgtgacataACTTATCTTTCAGTTTACTTTAACTTTTTGGCCCTGTTTACATTTGGTATAAACATCTGTGTGTTCACATCTGACCTTAAAGTGTATCAATATACATAACCTTCATTTACGCATCTcatgtcagtgttgatattatGGCAACAAACGAATCAAAGTATAGACATTGAGAAACTTAAAGatacatttaaactgtagctggtcagaggatgtcagctgagtaggccGTCTtttatgtggcccaggacgtaTTTTCATTCTCAGCAAAACAGACTGAGGCCACATACGTCCCAGACATCCTGTGAATGTGGTCTAAGTGATCGGATTCATTGAGCATAAGAGTGTGGGTGCGTTCAGACGGGTTTGAGCACCAACCCTAGCTATACTGTTTTTTCATTCCTAAACAAAGGCAGAGGACTCAGATGAGGACCAACAATGGTGGACGCAACGTGCAAGAAGAACAGCTCTTTCATGGCACCGACTCCGTGCACGTGGATGCCATCTGCCTCACCAACTTTGACTGGAGGATCTGTGGAACTCATGGAACCGCTTTTGGCACAGGTGCGATGAAGAAATGTTCGTCCAGGGCTTCGAACTTTTATATCTTTGGTTTTAAACATGTTGGGCACTGGGAAGTAATGAACATTTTACACTCCCATCAAATGATAATTAATACTTGACAAAACATTCTGTAACCATATTTATTACTTGCATGAGTAGCTTTAGTCTCCTTCCACATACATTataatgttttctcacattaaaacataaatctgccatctctctctgtttccaaaCACAGGAAGCTACTTTGCCCGCGACGCCAAATACTCCCACAGCTACACCGATGACTCTGACGTCCAATCCATGTTCATCTCACGGGTGCTGGTGGGAGACTTCACCAAAGGTTCCTCTGACTACCGCCGCCCTCCTTCCAAGGACGGCAGGGGCGCAAACCTCTATGACAGCTGCGTAGATGACGTCACAAACCCGTCTATCTACGTCATGTTCGAAAGGCAACACATCTACCCCGA
Above is a genomic segment from Hippoglossus hippoglossus isolate fHipHip1 chromosome 23, fHipHip1.pri, whole genome shotgun sequence containing:
- the LOC117757721 gene encoding protein mono-ADP-ribosyltransferase PARP12-like, with amino-acid sequence MEESDIFKFICANRGAVDTEELCNVGSANVSQIIRSERFLLCGGGGGEGQEVVVARTRLRLCRVKDCPGTCSRLHLCKHFLFSGLCSFGGRCRFSHELNSDHNERVLRQHEVESLSRTELCTLLLQNDHTLTPNICHDYNNGDGMFGLCQAGVGCERLHICERYLRGNCTCSRTHNFNAPQPLKILKEKDVPDEILHSLKFIYRNKDALRLSGQRGDHQQQQPGSSTGDGYAAANFACASGPNFIPTEYDRGRGGFRGNRGNRGNRGNRGIQGNRVIRGNRGNRGNRGNQDGVEQLQPSGSNSDFLLDFDALDLYTEDGLSEGNSEQQQLNSSSITDASSDNGRGGYQGNRGNRGNRGNQGGLQQQHRSSSSGDLLFDFDTFCNMGQSEGLGGEMRGSGVRGGYQGNQGNRGNRGNQGGLQQLHRSSSLDRLINFNTFDLCSNMGQSKGLGGEMRGSEVRGGYHGNRGNRGNYQRLQNTNNDDPNNRQRPVRDKTEICMYFIIGHCKHEDKCFRAHDKMPYRWQVREEMQWTALPKNEAIEKDFCDPQKTNSGTTQPVDFDLMTCGPRKVRRLSTCNSLVVPTYLHTTEWVWYWEDAFGKWNAYASSSAAGMESSELEKRFLANPRDVVDFIVGSQSYSLSFQDMIQTNNHHSTKRLVRRRPQFVTRADVRAKRVRRPLAQPNCLAIPDHWDKTQIPATGYKRVSLKHTSQEFMEIEALFFTTMRGFDIVKIERIQNKPLWESFQLQRTQMRTNNGGRNVQEEQLFHGTDSVHVDAICLTNFDWRICGTHGTAFGTGSYFARDAKYSHSYTDDSDVQSMFISRVLVGDFTKGSSDYRRPPSKDGRGANLYDSCVDDVTNPSIYVMFERQHIYPEYLLQYKTSGLKTVQPPIATNPYYPSFVRSTSAQSNTASNQPSNLSYNSNSATFQYPLWKSHFQHV